TTCATCAAGTAAAAACTGTTCGACCTCATCATCTCCTACAAACTGAGGAGCTATAAGAAGCAAAGTATCTAAATTAACTCCCTCCAATTGGGCCGCGCCCGTTATAGACTCAAACTGGCCATTTGCATCTTGGGAAGAACCGTGCACTGCAATAACCGCAGTTGTTATGGCCTCATCATCTGTATTTGCAATATCCTTTCTATTTGAAAAATAAGGGATTTGAAATATTGATCCCGATGCGGAAAACCTATATTTTTTGTCTCCTATAAAATCTTCAAGATCATTTGGGTCTACAAACGGAGTCATGGTAACCGTAATTGAACTTCCGCCATCCGACGTGTTTCCAATTACAAGCCCTTCTTTTGCTTGAAGTTCAAAAATCACCGATCTGTTCTCTTCGGCATTTTCGTTATTGATAACTTCTTGCAATAGAACAACACTAGTAAGGGCCTTTCCTTTTTCAATAATAAAAGTACCAGATTTAGGCAATCTAAAATCCTCACCCTCTATTGCATTGTCCTCAGCTGGAAAACTAACTGTATATGGCACTTCTATGGTCTCTTCAGTTTTTGGACCATCATATCTAAGTTCCACACTAAAAGATTCAGCACTGGTTCGACCAACTTCTACATTTTCAGTGGTAAAGTATACTCTTTTTTCTCCCGTTTGAGCTATTGTCCCAGGACTATCATCATCTTTATCGCAGCCAACCAGAACCATCATTAGAAAAACGATTACGCTATATTTTAGTTTTATTTTTTGTTTCATAATATGTTTACTAAAAATTAACATTTTGTTCTTTGATTATAACACCCCTTTAATGGCTATATAATCAAGTGAGCCTGTTTCACTTCCAGCACTGCTGGTAAAGGTGACCACAAGTCTTCCTTCTTGCAACTTATCTGTAGGGAAGGGTACAGATATCAAAGTTGATGCACCTGCTATTGCTTCAACATCGTCTGAAAGTATTGATACAATTGGTTCTCCCAGACCATCTGCAGTTTCATAAAAGATTTCAATTCCTTCACCTGACTCCCAACTTTCATCCCTAAAAAATACACGTGCCTGCAATACAGCATTGGTTATACTAGGGTTAAGGTTCGTCATGGTATCAAATCTCAATATTACCGTACCATCTAAATCAGAAGTAACATATCCTTGTATCCCGTCCTCAAAAGGAATACCAAAATTTTGAGGCTCAGCGTTTATTGAAGTATTGTTGTATACTCCCAAACGTTCATTTTCAATTTCACTGACATCATCAGCTACAAAAGCAGCTGTAAAGCCAAGCTCTTCACCTCCGCCTATAAATGCAACATAAGGCACCTCTGATAATGGATCTGTATCCTGGATATTTGGCATTGGATCTTGGGATGCCGCCGGACGTGGATATCTAAATGCATCACCTTCTGGGTCTAGTCCAAAAGTTGGAACCTCTTCAAAGCTTGTGAACCCTAAAACAACTAGAGGTATGATGGCAAACTCAGCAGGCTCAGAGATCTGCCCGGCCAAAGTTACTGTAGCAGCTGTATCTCCAGGTTCCAATTCATTGGGAACAACAACTGAAATAGCATCAAAACTATTTCCAACTATTTCTGCCGATATACCTCCAATCAACACTTCCAAATCAGAAGCTTCTGTACCAAAATTTGCTCCGTTAATGGTTATTTCACTTCCTGAAGCTACTCCAGAAGGTGTAAATGATTCGATACTGGGTACTGTTATGAATTCCATTTCGCTAGTTGCCAACAGTTGTTCTATTTCAACAGCTATATTTCCTGAAATAGCTTCTGGCGGTACTGTCACCGTCAAACTTGTGGACGTTGAAGAAACTACAGTTGCCAGAACCCCGTCAAAGGTCACATTGTTATTGACCAGAATACTGCTAAAATTAGTTCCCGATATGGTTATTTCCTCACCCGCAGCACCTTTTAAAGGTTCAAAAGAAAGAATTACCGGTGCTATCGTAAAGATTTCCAAAGTAGCCGTTTGTTCCTGTACTTCAATAGTTAGTGGTCCAGTTGTTGCTTCTGCAGGTATTTTCACTTCAAGTTCTGTTGCGGAAGCGTTGATAATTTCTGCTTCTATACTATTAAACCTCACTATATTCTCTTCAACTGTGGCCCCAAAATTTAGCCCTTTTATAATTATTGTTTCACCAACTGCCCCACCAGTTGCACTTAATTCTGATATAGATGGAGCTGGAAATACCGTGAAAACTGGTCCTTCAATAGTAAACTTAGCTTTTGAAACAGAAATAGGGCCTGTGGTAGCTCCTTCAGGAACTGTTACCGTAAGTAGTGTGTCCGTTGCAGCAGTTACCGTAGCGGAAACTTCATTAAAACTAACTTTATTGTTCACGGGAACCGGGCTAAAATCTGTGCCTTTTATTAAAACAGTTGCTCCTATATCGGCCCTAGCAGGCATAATACTGGTAATGGTCTGTTCTATCTCTTCATCGGGAATCACCTTGAAGTCCTCATCCTCGCAAGATTCAATACTGAGGATAATTAGCAGAGCCGAAAAGGCAATTGCCAATCCCCTTATTAATTTATATTGTGTTTTCATTTTTATTTTTTAAAGAGTTTGTCTATTCCGGAAGATAAATTAGCATCTCATCAAAGTAAATGAACTCGGAATTAGCCCCTGTTTTCGCATCTATTTTTAAGGTATATGCAGTGACCCCATCAAAAAGCTCTGTAGTGGCGATATTCCATTGTCCCATATATGCTGTTTCAATATCATCACCTTCAGGGTCATCATCACCTATAATATCTATAAGTGTTATAGTCTCGATCACACCACCTTGTTCTACTTCCGCAGTGATAGTCAAAAAATCATCGTCTTCCCAACTGGTATCTCCGGGGAAAAACTGTATTCGTATACCTGTTCGGGGATGAACGTTTGGATCTATCACAACCCGATCAAAAAGAATGGTCAGTACCCCATCAGTATCCTCAAGCCTATATGCTTGCTGGCCTCCATCAAAAAAACCTCCTACCAGAGAACCGTCCGTAGTAACTCCAATATTCTCATCATCGAACCCTGGGCTACTCACACTAAAATCTGGATTTGAGAAAAAGGTCCTAAAACCAATTTCATTTTCACTTATGGGTCCAAGTGCCGTATGTTGAACAGAAGGTTGTCCCGGGTTATTGAAAAGTTCTCCTTCTGCAATGGGGTCGGCCCTTTCATAGTCGCCTGGTGAACCAAAAGGCTCTTCAAAGAAAGTTCCCCCAATATTTGGTGGCGGTGGAAAAATAAATTTTAAGGAAAATGTTATCGCTTGGTTAAAAGCAGGGTTGTCCAATAGCTCTGGACCTGCCTCACCCCCATTGTTCATATTGGTGCCACTATCGAAGTCAGTAAGGTTTCCACTGAAAATTCCGTTCGTGGTGGTCACCGTAGCTACAAAATCCAAAGCTATGGTAATATCAAACTCTTCGGGGATTAGATTCAATGCCGCTAAAATATCACTGCCCTTAATGACCAAGTCATTCGGAAAAGTCGTTATAGTAACAAACTTATCTACAGTTACATCTGCATAACTCATAGACAACTCGTAGGAAATAATATTATTGTTGGGATCTTCGATGCGATGCGCAAACTCTGTAGTCTCAATCGCCAAAAAATCAAGTGTAAAGGAAGTTGGTACAGTTTCCCAAACTACCAAACCGCCCCTAGTAAAATTTTCACCCAAAATATCGCTGGTATCGTTACAGGATATTGCAAATACCAATAACAGTAATACATATATTTTTTTCATTGTGTACATTGTTTTGTTATTTGATAAAGCCAGCTGGATTCGTATCCCAAAAAACCTGGGTCGTAATGGAACGCTGACTTAGTTGATTGTTATTGTTTATAGCATCTTCGGGTACCGAAAACGACCTTGGAAAAGGAGTATTGCTATCGAAAATCGGTGAATTGAAAATATTTGGCAAACCTGTGCGCCTATAGCCATTGTAGGATTCGGTCGAATTGCCGTATGATGCCAAGTAATACTCTTTTAAAACAATGTTAAGCTTTCCATTATCATCTGCGACTGCATATGCATCCATAACCTCGGTTACATAAGCATCCACTTGTTCTTGGGTAGCAGCAAAATCGGAATCGGTTGCTACGCCACCTGCAAAGTTCAATACCTTGTCCATTGATTTTCGTATCCCGGACTCCAGTAGTAGTGCTGCATCATCATTGGTCCCCAGGGTCAGTGCTGCCTCAGCCCTTAAAAAATCTACAAATGAGGATAATAATATAGGTAAGATTCCTGCTCCAAGCTGGCTTTGTGTAGCTATAGCAAAATCTGGATCACTGGGATTGTCCTCGTCAAAAGTACCGCCAACGGGATATAGACCGTACGTTGCCCTAAAAATAGCGTCGGTGGCCCTTGCTCTGGTATCTCCATGGTCTCTACCATAATACGAATTACCCAAATAACAAAAATCAAAATTGCTCGACCCCACACAACCCAACAGTGCATCTGATGGATCTGCATCGCTCTGACGGTAAACATAGTATCGAATCCGTGGATCTGATTCGCTTTTATCGTTCAGCAACAAGTTAAGAAAATCGTTGCCCAAAAACGATCCGAATCCACCTGGCTCGTAACCCACGTTAAAATCTGGATGACGGCTGTTGGGATCTACAGCACTTGTTCCATATTGGAACTGAAAATCATCCTCTGGTTCAATTAAATCACCTTCCTCCAATAGCGCATTGATTTTGGCGGTATCGCCCATGTTGACCAACATCTTTAATTGTAGTGATTTTGCCAGCTTAATCCATTTCTCGGCGTCACCATCATAGAACAAATCATCTACCGGAGCTATTGTGGCATTATTTAAATCATCAATAGCTATATCTAACTGCTCTAGTACAGCATTGTAGATAGCCTCATCATCTTCTGGTTTGGGATTAAGGATACCTTCATCTGGCCTATTGGCTTCGGAGAAAGGGATATCCCCTAAATAATCCACCATCATTATTGTGG
The nucleotide sequence above comes from Flagellimonas sp. HMM57. Encoded proteins:
- a CDS encoding IPT/TIG domain-containing protein, whose translation is MKTQYKLIRGLAIAFSALLIILSIESCEDEDFKVIPDEEIEQTITSIMPARADIGATVLIKGTDFSPVPVNNKVSFNEVSATVTAATDTLLTVTVPEGATTGPISVSKAKFTIEGPVFTVFPAPSISELSATGGAVGETIIIKGLNFGATVEENIVRFNSIEAEIINASATELEVKIPAEATTGPLTIEVQEQTATLEIFTIAPVILSFEPLKGAAGEEITISGTNFSSILVNNNVTFDGVLATVVSSTSTSLTVTVPPEAISGNIAVEIEQLLATSEMEFITVPSIESFTPSGVASGSEITINGANFGTEASDLEVLIGGISAEIVGNSFDAISVVVPNELEPGDTAATVTLAGQISEPAEFAIIPLVVLGFTSFEEVPTFGLDPEGDAFRYPRPAASQDPMPNIQDTDPLSEVPYVAFIGGGEELGFTAAFVADDVSEIENERLGVYNNTSINAEPQNFGIPFEDGIQGYVTSDLDGTVILRFDTMTNLNPSITNAVLQARVFFRDESWESGEGIEIFYETADGLGEPIVSILSDDVEAIAGASTLISVPFPTDKLQEGRLVVTFTSSAGSETGSLDYIAIKGVL
- a CDS encoding SusD/RagB family nutrient-binding outer membrane lipoprotein, producing MKKITILASIFVVVLFASCELGAFDESFQENPNLLTPDQADPNFLLNNVQKETADLIQSLNRTTDEVMRYTYLNESYTDVAGPTVLNGEYTEYFAYSQDAIIIEDLAEGNDDLLFHRAMSKVLIAFSTIMMVDYLGDIPFSEANRPDEGILNPKPEDDEAIYNAVLEQLDIAIDDLNNATIAPVDDLFYDGDAEKWIKLAKSLQLKMLVNMGDTAKINALLEEGDLIEPEDDFQFQYGTSAVDPNSRHPDFNVGYEPGGFGSFLGNDFLNLLLNDKSESDPRIRYYVYRQSDADPSDALLGCVGSSNFDFCYLGNSYYGRDHGDTRARATDAIFRATYGLYPVGGTFDEDNPSDPDFAIATQSQLGAGILPILLSSFVDFLRAEAALTLGTNDDAALLLESGIRKSMDKVLNFAGGVATDSDFAATQEQVDAYVTEVMDAYAVADDNGKLNIVLKEYYLASYGNSTESYNGYRRTGLPNIFNSPIFDSNTPFPRSFSVPEDAINNNNQLSQRSITTQVFWDTNPAGFIK